The sequence below is a genomic window from Aspergillus nidulans FGSC A4 chromosome V.
GTGGGAAAAAGCTGGTACAGTGCCCGAGCATGTTTTCTCGGACTTTTGCAAGGCAAACATGCTCCTGCCTAACCTCCCCGCCCCCTTACCAGTCGCCTGGCTGAAGCGCCTGGGCATCCACGACATTCTCGGCGTCAAGGTTGAGGAATGGGACTACCTGCACACGGGAATATACAGTGATGAGATGGCGCGCTCAGGACTCAGCGGGCCGAGCGGCTCGTTAACGGCCGGATTCGCGTTCGGCACACCCCCAATCATCAAGTACGGGAGCAAGGAGTTGCAGGAAAAGTTCCTGCCAGATTTGCTTacaggaaagaagaggaactgCATCGCTATCACGGAGCCGGATGCGGGCAGTGATGTTGCAGGGATtacgacgacggcgacgaagaGTGCAGATGGAAAGTACTATATTGTGAACGGCAACAAGAAGTGGTACGCCTGTTCTCTCAtcccctttcctttcacGTTTCTTTCGCGTGATGCGGTAAGGTGTCATACTAAGTTTGCAGGATTACAAACGGCATCTGGTCTGATTACAGCACCATGGCCGTGCGCACCGGTGGACCAGGCGCAGGCGGTCTCTCCTTGCTCGTCGTTCCACTGAAAAACTACCCCGGCGTGACGATGCAGCGCCTGAAAGTCTCTGGACAGATTACCGGTGGCACCACCTATATCGAGCTCGACGAGGTCAAGGTCCCTGTGGAGAACCTGATCGGCCTTGAAGGCGACGGCATGAAGATGATCATGAACAACTTCAACCACGAGCGGCTCACCATCGCCGTTGGGGTCACACGGCAAGCACGTGTTGCGCTCTCGACTGCATTTTCTTACTGCCTCAAGCGCGAGGCGTTTGGGAAGACGCTCATGGACCAGCCTGTGGTGCGACACCGGCTGGCAAAAGCAGGCGCGGAGCTTGAGACGATGTGGGCGTTTGTCGAGCAGCTACTCTACCAACTGACGAACCTGCCCAAGGAAGAGGCGGACCGTCAGCTTGGTGGGATCACGGCAATGGCCAAGGCAAAGGGGGCAATGGTGTTGAACGAGTGTGCGCAGACGGCAGTCCTGCTCTTCGGCGGTGCCGGCTTTACCAAACAAGGACAGGGAGAGCTGGCCGAGGCCATCCTGAGGGATGTCCCTGGAGCGCGTATTCCGGGAGGGTCGGAGGATGTCTTGCTGGATTTGTCGATCCGACAGCTGGTCAAATTGTTCAAagccgaggagaagaagctggggaaGGCGAGAATCTAGTTCTGGCTCTCCGTTTCATGTCATATTTTTGGTTTATTCAATTAGATCTCCCTCCAGTTCCACCTACAGC
It includes:
- a CDS encoding protein apdG (transcript_id=CADANIAT00002890), with amino-acid sequence MAEISSVPFAEPPYLRGLPSPYYNESHRRFQKACRAFLYENLLKHAMEWEKAGTVPEHVFSDFCKANMLLPNLPAPLPVAWLKRLGIHDILGVKVEEWDYLHTGIYSDEMARSGLSGPSGSLTAGFAFGTPPIIKYGSKELQEKFLPDLLTGKKRNCIAITEPDAGSDVAGITTTATKSADGKYYIVNGNKKWITNGIWSDYSTMAVRTGGPGAGGLSLLVVPLKNYPGVTMQRLKVSGQITGGTTYIELDEVKVPVENLIGLEGDGMKMIMNNFNHERLTIAVGVTRQARVALSTAFSYCLKREAFGKTLMDQPVVRHRLAKAGAELETMWAFVEQLLYQLTNLPKEEADRQLGGITAMAKAKGAMVLNECAQTAVLLFGGAGFTKQGQGELAEAILRDVPGARIPGGSEDVLLDLSIRQLVKLFKAEEKKLGKARI